Proteins encoded by one window of Bacillus rossius redtenbacheri isolate Brsri chromosome 3, Brsri_v3, whole genome shotgun sequence:
- the LOC134530288 gene encoding splicing factor 45: MSLYDDMDAIGKQKPEQVVAWSSSIKLLQSQLQLKKAVQTQPKRDSIRKSGATLPPVIDLKSKKEEEDSNSNSSTGAGFVVSFPPGKENRSTNQLPKDAEWNVEDEYDPMFPNDYEKVVKDLRELREREKEQEEEERRRKNREERERRARDRYENEERKANGQPPKTGFAGRKGSDEEDDDKLEDKPQLGRTTGAAIAPPASLQESPAELRTAPMSYGASVAAKIMAKYGFKEGQGLGKKEQGIASALQVEKTSKRGGRIIHEKDLIAPPTVGSPVVDSPGSSSQTAEQKPEPTITEIMKSPSKVVLLRNMVGPGEVDEDLEPEVKDECNTKYGDVIKVLIFEQPNVPAEDAVRIFVEFKRIESAIKAVVDLNGRFFGGRQVKAGFYSWEKLTSLQLLD, encoded by the exons ATGTCTCTTTACGATGATATGGATGCGATTGGCAAACAGAAACCGGAACAAGTTGTTGCCTGGTCTTCAAGTATTAAACTTTTGCAGTCACAGCTTCAATTGAAAAAGGCTGTTCAAACGCAG ccaaaaAGGGACAGCATTAGAAAGTCTGGGGCAACGTTGCCACCTGTTATTGACTTGAAGTCTAAGAAAGAAGAAGAAGATTCAAATTCCAACTCCAGTACGGGTGCTGGGTTTGTTGTCAGCTTTCCACCTGGGAAG GAGAACCGTTCCACCAATCAGCTGCCAAAAGACGCAGAGTGGAATGTGGAGGATGAGTATGATCCCATGTTCCCCAACGACTACGAGAAAGTAGTGAAAGACTTGCGGGAGCTGAGGGAGCGAGAGAAGGAGCAGGAAGAGGAGGAGAGGAGGCGCAAGAACCGCGAGGAGCGAGAGAGGAGGGCCCGTGACCGCTACGAAAACGAGGAGAGGAAAGCAAACGGCCAGCCGCCCAAGACGGGCTTTGCAGGTCGCAAAGGCAGCGACGAAGAGGACGATGATAAACTGGAGGACAAGCCGCAGCTGGGGCGAACGACCGGGGCTGCGATCGCACCGCCGGCGTCCCTGCAGGAGTCCCCGGCCGAGCTGCGTACCGCCCCCATGTCGTACGGAGCCTCGGTCGCTGCCAAGATCATGGCCAAGTACGGCTTCAAGGAGGGCCAGGGCCTGGGGAAGAAGGAGCAGGGCATAGCATCGGCCCTGCAGGTGGAGAAGACGAGCAAGCGGGGAGGAAGGATCATCCACGAGAAGGACCTGATCGCACCTCCAACTGTCGGGAGCCCCGTGGTCGACTCTCCGGGGTCCAGCTCCCAGACTGCGGAGCAGAAGCCGGAGCCAACCATCACCGAGATCATGAAGAGTCCATCCAAGGTGGTGCTGCTCAGG AACATGGTGGGGCCTGGGGAGGTGGACGAGGATCTGGAGCCCGAGGTCAAGGACGAGTGCAACACCAAGTACGGGGACGTGATCAAGGTGCTCATCTTCGAGCAGCCCAACGTGCCTGCCGAGGACGCTGTCCGCATATTCGTCGAGTTCAAGCGCATCGAGTCTGCCATAAAGG